A stretch of the Sandaracinaceae bacterium genome encodes the following:
- a CDS encoding cation:proton antiporter subunit C, with amino-acid sequence MSLLPVWHYVVVVALMMLGLYIVIAKPNYVKKLMGLSLFQVSVIMLYVSMGRITGGTAPIYILDDGVPRPFVLYTNPVPHVLMLTAIVVGVATMAVGLSLVVRIREAYGSTEEDVVAELDRREVEEARARETAVPPEAERAAP; translated from the coding sequence ATGAGCCTGCTCCCCGTGTGGCACTACGTGGTGGTCGTCGCGCTCATGATGCTGGGCCTCTACATCGTCATCGCGAAGCCCAACTACGTGAAGAAGCTCATGGGCCTGAGCCTGTTCCAGGTGTCGGTCATCATGCTCTACGTGTCCATGGGCCGCATCACCGGCGGGACGGCGCCCATCTACATCCTCGACGACGGCGTGCCCCGGCCCTTCGTGCTCTACACCAACCCGGTGCCGCACGTGCTCATGCTCACCGCCATCGTGGTGGGCGTGGCCACCATGGCGGTGGGCCTCTCCCTGGTGGTGCGCATCCGCGAGGCCTACGGGTCCACCGAAGAAGACGTGGTGGCCGAGCTCGACCGCCGCGAGGTGGAAGAGGCGCGAGCGCGCGAGACGGCCGTGCCCCCCGAGGCGGAGCGCGCTGCCCCGTGA
- a CDS encoding monovalent cation/H+ antiporter subunit D family protein: MAHLPILMVLVPLLSAPIVVFIKHPLASRVIATAACIVSALCAWTLALTLDSAVSYPLGGWRPAIGIELRIDYAGAYVAVIVSTLATVAISLGTRGTREELEGREVFFYALFLMCVAGLMGMVVTGDAFNVFVFLEITSLATYTLVALGRKRRALTAALNYLFLGTLGGTFVLIGIGLMYQMTGTLNAAEVAARIRDVGQLRTVHVAFAFLTVGLCIKLAVFPLHQWLPGAYSEAPHAVSSFLAGTATKVMYFQLVRVVVSFFGVAYVFDTLHFGALLMPLSVLAMFAGSTAAIFQPSLRRLLAYSSIGQVGYLTLALSLGTAQGLEAGLLHLGAHAVTKTALFLVAASFIAQVGDDRLESFAGLGRRFPLLSLAFVIGGLGLIGVPGTAGFVSKWALLQAAFADGHPLLAFLILVSSMLAVVYVFRVVEILYFRAPRADAPPLLRERPDWGAWVPALGMVAVSVALGLWSEVPSDYVATAAASLFGGAP, from the coding sequence ATGGCGCACCTCCCCATCTTGATGGTGCTGGTGCCGTTGCTCTCGGCGCCCATCGTGGTCTTCATCAAGCACCCGCTGGCCAGCCGCGTCATCGCCACGGCGGCCTGCATCGTCAGCGCCCTCTGCGCGTGGACGCTGGCGCTCACCCTCGACTCGGCGGTCAGCTACCCGCTCGGCGGCTGGCGACCGGCCATCGGCATCGAGCTGCGCATCGACTACGCGGGCGCCTACGTGGCCGTCATCGTGAGCACCCTCGCCACCGTGGCCATCAGCCTCGGCACGCGTGGCACGCGCGAGGAGCTAGAGGGCCGCGAGGTCTTCTTCTACGCCCTGTTCCTCATGTGCGTGGCCGGCCTCATGGGCATGGTGGTCACGGGCGACGCGTTCAACGTGTTCGTCTTCCTCGAGATCACGTCGCTCGCCACCTACACGCTGGTGGCCCTGGGTCGTAAGCGGCGCGCTCTCACGGCGGCGCTCAACTACCTGTTCCTCGGCACGCTGGGCGGCACCTTCGTGCTCATCGGCATCGGGCTCATGTACCAGATGACCGGCACGCTGAACGCAGCCGAGGTGGCCGCGCGCATCCGCGACGTGGGCCAGCTGCGCACGGTGCACGTGGCGTTCGCGTTCCTCACCGTGGGCCTCTGCATCAAGCTCGCGGTCTTCCCGCTGCACCAGTGGCTGCCGGGCGCCTACTCGGAGGCCCCGCACGCCGTGTCCTCCTTCCTGGCGGGCACGGCCACCAAGGTCATGTACTTCCAGCTGGTGCGCGTGGTGGTGTCGTTCTTCGGCGTGGCCTACGTGTTCGACACGCTGCACTTCGGCGCCCTGCTCATGCCGCTCTCCGTGCTGGCCATGTTCGCCGGATCCACGGCGGCCATCTTCCAGCCCAGCCTGCGCCGGCTGCTGGCCTACTCGTCCATCGGGCAGGTGGGCTACCTCACGCTGGCGCTCTCGCTGGGCACCGCGCAGGGGCTCGAGGCCGGGCTGCTGCACCTGGGCGCGCACGCCGTCACCAAGACGGCGCTCTTCCTGGTGGCCGCGTCGTTCATTGCGCAGGTGGGCGACGACCGCCTCGAGAGCTTCGCCGGGCTCGGGCGCCGCTTCCCCTTGCTGTCGCTCGCGTTCGTCATCGGGGGCCTGGGCCTCATCGGTGTGCCGGGCACGGCGGGGTTCGTCAGCAAGTGGGCGCTGCTGCAGGCCGCCTTCGCCGACGGTCACCCGCTGCTGGCGTTCTTGATCCTGGTGAGCTCCATGCTGGCGGTGGTCTACGTCTTCCGCGTGGTCGAGATCCTGTACTTCCGCGCGCCGCGAGCCGACGCGCCGCCCCTGCTGCGTGAGCGCCCGGACTGGGGCGCTTGGGTGCCCGCGCTCGGCATGGTGGCGGTGAGCGTGGCGCTCGGGCTGTGGTCCGAGGTGCCGTCCGACTACGTGGCCACGGCGGCCGCGTCGCTCTTCGGAGGCGCGCCATGA
- a CDS encoding FMN-binding glutamate synthase family protein, producing MWALWFLVPIGLLSLVAIYDRRQRSNTIIANFPIVGRFRYWFEALGGPLRQYIVTGNDEERPFTRDQRRWVYASAKVENNYFGFGTDNELEQTSGYLIIRQSTFPITSPVKGQPGYDPKYRVPCAKILGGYRNRKHAFRPPSIVNTSAMSYGSLSGAAIESINRGVAIAGAWQNTGEGGISPYHRKGGDLLWQLGTGYYGCRDEKGNFSMERFLENVASAPVKGIEIKLSQGAKPGLGGVLPAAKITPEISAIRHVPMGKDCISPASHGAFSDVSSMLDFIERLADASGLPVGIKSAVGQMGFWHELAKQMETTGRAPDFISIDGGEGGTGAAPLVFSDHVSLPFKLGFTSVYRAMAERGMHEKVVFIGTGRLGFPQQVLFSMALGCDLVSVAREAMLAIGCIQAQECHTGHCPTGVATQKPWLVKGLDPTLKSARLANYIMTLRKETLALAHACGEAHPGVVPLDHFDIVDGFATRPAREVFGYDPRWGLPEDQEREAIREVMRSLA from the coding sequence ATGTGGGCTCTCTGGTTCTTGGTCCCGATCGGCCTGCTGTCCTTGGTGGCGATCTACGATCGGCGTCAGCGCAGCAACACCATCATCGCGAACTTCCCCATCGTCGGGCGCTTTCGCTACTGGTTCGAGGCCCTTGGCGGCCCGCTGCGCCAGTACATCGTCACCGGCAACGACGAGGAGCGCCCGTTCACTCGCGACCAGCGCCGCTGGGTATATGCGTCCGCGAAGGTGGAGAACAACTACTTCGGCTTCGGCACGGACAACGAGCTCGAGCAGACCTCGGGGTACCTGATCATCCGGCAGTCCACGTTCCCCATCACCTCGCCGGTGAAGGGCCAGCCCGGCTACGACCCGAAGTACCGCGTGCCCTGCGCCAAGATCCTGGGCGGCTACCGCAACCGCAAGCACGCCTTCCGGCCGCCGTCCATCGTGAACACCTCGGCCATGAGCTATGGCTCGCTTAGCGGCGCGGCCATCGAGTCCATCAACCGGGGCGTGGCCATCGCGGGGGCCTGGCAGAACACGGGCGAGGGCGGCATCTCGCCCTATCACCGCAAGGGCGGCGACCTGCTCTGGCAGCTGGGCACGGGCTACTACGGCTGCCGCGACGAGAAGGGCAACTTCTCCATGGAGCGCTTCCTCGAGAACGTGGCCAGCGCGCCGGTGAAGGGCATCGAGATCAAGCTCAGCCAGGGCGCCAAGCCCGGCCTGGGCGGCGTGCTGCCCGCCGCCAAGATCACCCCCGAGATCTCGGCCATTCGCCACGTGCCCATGGGCAAGGACTGCATCAGCCCCGCGTCGCATGGCGCGTTCTCCGATGTGTCCTCCATGCTCGACTTCATCGAGCGGCTGGCCGACGCGAGCGGCCTGCCGGTGGGCATCAAGTCCGCCGTGGGGCAGATGGGCTTCTGGCACGAGCTGGCCAAGCAGATGGAGACCACGGGTCGCGCGCCGGACTTCATCAGCATCGACGGCGGCGAGGGCGGCACGGGGGCGGCGCCGCTGGTCTTCAGCGACCACGTGTCGCTGCCGTTCAAGCTGGGCTTCACCAGCGTGTACCGCGCCATGGCGGAGCGCGGCATGCACGAGAAGGTGGTCTTCATCGGCACCGGCAGGCTGGGGTTCCCGCAGCAGGTGCTGTTCTCCATGGCCCTCGGCTGCGACCTGGTCAGCGTGGCGCGCGAGGCCATGCTGGCCATCGGCTGCATCCAGGCCCAGGAGTGCCACACCGGCCACTGCCCCACGGGTGTCGCCACGCAGAAGCCCTGGCTGGTGAAGGGGCTCGACCCCACGCTCAAGTCGGCGCGCCTTGCGAACTACATCATGACGCTGCGCAAAGAGACGCTGGCGCTGGCCCATGCGTGCGGCGAGGCGCACCCCGGCGTGGTGCCCCTCGATCACTTCGACATCGTGGATGGGTTTGCCACGCGCCCCGCGCGCGAAGTCTTCGGCTACGACCCCCGCTGGGGCCTGCCCGAGGACCAGGAGCGCGAGGCCATTCGCGAGGTCATGCGCTCGCTCGCCTGA
- a CDS encoding DUF1471 domain-containing protein, with product MKTPILLLLAAVFLGTATALPAFWVKQSGDRMVALAATPAPPTAAVAEAANAAYCTPELKAVLRRVLQSCGLLEAGGVRGCQPADARQVASLAGDDFNALFMPMAQRAGVIQFEQNEGTLDAADQALVDRIFADQQGASYFFVVSRSSPEGSVRYNRELSEARANAVLAHLRANYQDPDLDREVGLLWLGEEFAQLDEQFCSWQRSGGEGECRTSDLNRSAFIAWIDCQL from the coding sequence ATGAAGACCCCCATCCTGCTGCTGCTGGCGGCTGTGTTCCTGGGCACGGCCACCGCCCTGCCCGCCTTCTGGGTGAAGCAGTCCGGCGACCGCATGGTGGCCCTGGCCGCCACCCCCGCGCCGCCCACCGCGGCCGTGGCCGAGGCCGCCAACGCCGCCTACTGCACGCCCGAGCTCAAGGCCGTGCTGCGCCGCGTGCTGCAGAGCTGCGGCCTGCTCGAGGCCGGCGGCGTGCGCGGCTGTCAGCCCGCCGACGCGCGCCAGGTGGCGAGCCTCGCGGGCGACGACTTCAACGCGCTGTTCATGCCCATGGCCCAGCGCGCGGGCGTCATCCAGTTCGAGCAGAACGAGGGCACGCTGGACGCCGCCGACCAGGCGCTGGTGGACCGCATCTTCGCGGACCAGCAGGGCGCCAGCTACTTCTTCGTGGTGTCGCGCTCGTCGCCCGAGGGCAGCGTCCGCTACAACCGCGAGCTGAGCGAGGCGCGCGCCAACGCCGTGCTCGCGCACCTGCGCGCCAACTACCAGGACCCCGACCTCGACCGCGAGGTGGGCCTGCTGTGGCTCGGTGAAGAGTTCGCGCAGCTCGATGAGCAGTTCTGCTCGTGGCAGCGCTCGGGTGGCGAGGGCGAGTGCCGCACCTCGGACCTGAACCGCAGCGCCTTCATCGCCTGGATCGACTGCCAGCTATGA
- a CDS encoding pH regulation protein F, which yields MAFAAAAILFTMVLALFRAARGPTTYDRILALNLFGTQTVLLIAVTGFLFGRPEWLDLAMVYGLCNFVGVLAVLRFSKYGSFMEDP from the coding sequence ATGGCCTTCGCGGCCGCTGCCATCCTGTTCACCATGGTGCTCGCGCTGTTTCGCGCGGCGCGCGGGCCTACCACCTACGACCGCATCCTGGCGCTCAACCTGTTCGGCACGCAGACGGTGCTGCTCATCGCGGTCACGGGCTTCCTCTTCGGGCGCCCCGAGTGGCTGGACCTCGCCATGGTCTACGGCCTCTGCAACTTCGTGGGCGTCCTCGCGGTGCTGCGCTTCTCGAAGTACGGCTCGTTCATGGAGGACCCGTGA
- a CDS encoding Na+/H+ antiporter subunit E, translating to MLRTVVAVAVFSVMWVLLSWHFEPLVIVCGVLSVAGTVAITRYLGFMDEEGAPYEFTLRVLAYMPWLLREIVVANFQVARIILSPRLRIEPQLLRVRASQRTSVGLAIHANTITITPGTISLDVRDGTILVHALTEAGASQDGSGDIDRKISWVEGRA from the coding sequence ATGCTCCGAACCGTCGTCGCCGTGGCCGTCTTCAGCGTCATGTGGGTGCTGCTCTCGTGGCACTTCGAGCCGCTCGTCATCGTGTGCGGCGTGCTGTCGGTGGCAGGGACCGTGGCCATCACCCGCTACCTCGGGTTCATGGACGAAGAGGGTGCGCCCTACGAGTTCACCCTCCGGGTGCTGGCCTACATGCCCTGGCTGCTGCGTGAGATCGTGGTGGCCAACTTTCAGGTGGCGCGCATCATCCTCTCGCCCCGGCTGCGCATCGAGCCGCAACTGCTGCGGGTGCGGGCCAGCCAGCGCACGTCGGTGGGTCTGGCCATCCACGCCAACACCATCACCATCACGCCGGGCACCATCTCTCTCGACGTGCGGGACGGCACCATCCTGGTGCACGCCCTCACCGAGGCGGGCGCGTCGCAAGACGGCAGCGGCGACATCGACCGCAAGATCTCTTGGGTGGAGGGGCGCGCGTGA
- a CDS encoding monovalent cation/H+ antiporter subunit D family protein (subunit D of antiporter complex involved in resistance to high concentrations of Na+, K+, Li+ and/or alkali; contains an oxidoreductase domain; catalyzes the transfer of electrons from NADH to ubiquinone) has translation MNPTIVLGVALGLPLLGALLVALTGQRPNVREAVTGVVGVATLLAVALLYPAVVSGRLPEWELLRATLPGVPLFFRVEPLGLLYALVAAGLWPITSVYAAGYLREHHEENQTRFFVCFALSIFAALGIAFAGNLATLFLFYELLTLATFPLVTHHQTPEAQRAGRIYLGILMGTSVCFLLLAIAFTYSAAGTLDFVPGGILRGKVSTAALPLLLGLFVYGCGKAALMPLHRWLPAAMVAPTPVSALLHAVAVVKAGVFAILKIVVYVFGLDLLRETGSSDWLMGVAAMTILLASLIALRQDNLKARLAYSTISQLAYIVLGAAMVTPDAILGGGLHIATHALGKITLFFCAGAIIVTAHKTEVSQLDGLGRKMPWTMAAFFIGALSIIGLPPTAGSWSKWLLALGAAEQSPLLVGVLMVSSLLGISYLLPIPIRAFFFEPPAPHPHAADPDTEQDIEHGNVQPHDHGEAHPLMLVPLCLTALGCVLLFFYSQHIVALLRPLVGR, from the coding sequence ATGAACCCCACCATCGTGCTGGGCGTGGCGCTCGGGCTGCCGCTGCTGGGGGCACTCCTGGTGGCCCTGACCGGACAGCGCCCCAACGTGCGCGAGGCGGTCACCGGGGTGGTGGGCGTGGCCACGCTGCTGGCGGTCGCGCTGCTGTACCCCGCCGTGGTGTCGGGTCGCCTCCCCGAGTGGGAGCTGCTGCGCGCCACGCTGCCGGGGGTGCCGCTCTTCTTCCGCGTGGAGCCGCTCGGCCTGCTCTACGCGCTGGTCGCGGCCGGGCTCTGGCCCATCACCAGCGTGTACGCCGCCGGGTACCTGCGCGAGCACCACGAAGAGAACCAGACGCGCTTCTTCGTGTGCTTCGCGCTCTCCATCTTCGCCGCGCTGGGCATCGCGTTCGCGGGCAACCTGGCCACGCTCTTCCTGTTCTACGAGCTGCTCACGCTGGCCACGTTCCCGCTGGTCACACATCACCAGACGCCCGAGGCGCAGCGCGCGGGGCGCATCTACCTGGGCATCCTGATGGGCACCTCGGTGTGCTTCCTGCTGCTGGCCATCGCGTTCACGTACAGCGCGGCGGGCACGCTCGATTTCGTGCCGGGCGGCATCCTGCGCGGCAAGGTGTCCACCGCCGCGCTGCCCCTGCTGTTGGGGCTCTTCGTCTACGGCTGCGGCAAGGCGGCCCTCATGCCGCTGCACCGCTGGCTGCCCGCCGCCATGGTGGCGCCCACGCCCGTGAGCGCGCTCTTGCATGCGGTGGCCGTGGTGAAGGCGGGCGTCTTCGCCATCCTCAAGATCGTGGTCTACGTGTTCGGGCTGGACCTGCTGCGCGAGACCGGCTCGTCGGACTGGCTCATGGGTGTTGCCGCCATGACCATCCTGCTCGCGTCGCTCATCGCGCTCCGCCAGGACAACCTCAAGGCGCGCCTCGCGTACTCCACCATCAGCCAGCTGGCGTACATCGTGCTGGGTGCCGCCATGGTCACGCCCGACGCCATCCTGGGCGGCGGCCTGCACATCGCCACGCACGCGCTCGGCAAGATCACGCTCTTCTTCTGCGCGGGCGCCATCATCGTCACGGCCCACAAGACCGAGGTCAGCCAGCTGGACGGGCTCGGCCGTAAGATGCCCTGGACCATGGCCGCGTTCTTCATCGGCGCGCTGTCCATCATCGGCCTGCCGCCCACCGCCGGCTCGTGGAGCAAGTGGCTCTTGGCGCTGGGCGCGGCCGAGCAGTCGCCGCTGCTGGTGGGGGTGCTCATGGTCAGCTCCCTGCTGGGCATCAGCTACTTGCTGCCCATCCCCATCCGCGCGTTCTTCTTCGAGCCCCCCGCGCCGCATCCGCACGCAGCAGACCCGGATACGGAGCAGGACATCGAGCACGGCAACGTGCAGCCCCACGATCACGGCGAGGCGCACCCGCTCATGCTGGTGCCCTTGTGTCTGACCGCGCTCGGCTGCGTGCTCCTCTTCTTCTACTCGCAGCACATCGTCGCGCTGCTTCGACCGTTGGTGGGCCGATGA
- a CDS encoding DUF4040 domain-containing protein has product METAITMVLFGLLFTTALLVGRQRNLFAATMLTGIFSLVSAGLFTVMEAVDVAFTEAAVGAGVSTVLMLATLSLTEDTERRESKVSWPALIVVLLTGGALIYGTLDMPAFGDANAAVHQPLSRYYIDRAWDEIGLPNMVTSILASYRGADTFGELGVVFVAGISVILLLGHTRAAAAVAQAERDERPSVLSAERHAQVREMPVVRTVAKVMLPYIVLFAFYVQAHGDFGPGGGFQAGVILATAFILFGLVFGPKELTRLVPPQRLERIIPVGPMIYGGVGVVAMLMGGEFLAYGAFTPEHPSHGHHYGIFMVELGVGITVSAVMITIYTTFATRPRTTTPCAVLEPGEQPVPVGLAPEDVPELPEERALPAQEGTS; this is encoded by the coding sequence ATGGAGACGGCCATCACCATGGTGCTCTTCGGCCTGCTGTTCACCACGGCCCTGCTCGTGGGGCGGCAGCGCAACCTGTTTGCGGCCACCATGCTCACGGGCATCTTCAGCCTGGTCAGCGCGGGCCTCTTCACGGTGATGGAGGCCGTGGACGTGGCCTTCACCGAGGCCGCCGTCGGCGCGGGCGTGTCCACCGTGCTCATGCTGGCCACGCTCTCGCTCACCGAGGACACCGAGCGCCGCGAGTCGAAGGTGTCGTGGCCGGCGCTCATCGTGGTGCTGCTCACGGGCGGGGCGCTCATCTACGGCACGCTCGACATGCCGGCCTTCGGCGACGCCAACGCCGCCGTCCATCAGCCGCTGTCGCGCTACTACATCGACCGCGCGTGGGACGAGATCGGGCTGCCCAACATGGTCACCTCCATCTTGGCGAGCTACCGCGGCGCGGACACCTTCGGCGAGCTCGGGGTGGTCTTCGTGGCCGGCATCAGCGTCATCCTGCTGCTGGGCCACACGCGCGCCGCGGCCGCCGTGGCGCAGGCCGAGCGTGACGAGCGCCCCTCGGTGCTGAGCGCCGAGCGCCACGCCCAGGTGCGCGAGATGCCGGTGGTGCGCACGGTCGCCAAGGTCATGCTGCCCTACATCGTGCTCTTCGCGTTCTACGTGCAGGCGCACGGCGACTTCGGGCCGGGCGGGGGCTTCCAGGCGGGCGTCATCCTGGCCACGGCCTTCATCCTGTTCGGGCTGGTGTTCGGGCCCAAGGAGCTCACGCGCCTGGTTCCGCCGCAGCGCCTCGAGCGCATCATCCCGGTGGGGCCCATGATCTACGGCGGCGTGGGCGTGGTGGCCATGCTCATGGGGGGCGAGTTCCTGGCCTATGGCGCCTTCACCCCCGAGCACCCCTCGCACGGGCACCACTACGGCATCTTCATGGTGGAGCTGGGGGTGGGCATCACGGTGAGCGCGGTCATGATCACCATCTACACCACGTTCGCCACGCGGCCGCGCACCACCACGCCCTGCGCGGTGCTCGAGCCCGGTGAGCAGCCGGTGCCCGTGGGTCTCGCCCCCGAAGACGTGCCCGAGCTGCCGGAAGAGCGCGCGCTCCCGGCCCAGGAGGGCACGTCATGA
- a CDS encoding monovalent cation/H(+) antiporter subunit G translates to MTDILHGIGAFFVVVGAVFCVIGGIGVVRLPDFYTRCHGSGLTDSAGAGALLFGLMFFADPLVAVKLFVLVAFLWISSAVSTHSLAKAAFSKGVRIENVPERDWTVPPPAPEEPPPEEPR, encoded by the coding sequence ATGACGGACATCCTCCACGGCATCGGGGCCTTCTTCGTGGTGGTGGGCGCCGTCTTCTGCGTGATCGGCGGCATCGGCGTGGTGCGCCTGCCCGACTTCTACACGCGCTGCCACGGCTCCGGCCTGACTGACAGCGCGGGCGCCGGGGCGCTGCTCTTCGGGCTCATGTTCTTCGCGGACCCGCTGGTGGCCGTGAAGCTCTTCGTGCTGGTGGCGTTCCTGTGGATCTCGAGCGCGGTCTCCACGCACTCGCTGGCCAAGGCCGCGTTCTCGAAGGGCGTGCGCATCGAGAACGTGCCCGAGCGGGACTGGACCGTGCCGCCGCCCGCGCCCGAGGAGCCACCGCCCGAGGAGCCCCGCTGA
- a CDS encoding ADP-ribosylglycohydrolase family protein — protein sequence MGHERTPPRSLRVRVSQALERALVSLLGLSVGDAFGERFFMPHGALHTAIDERAVPASPWRYTDDTQMALSLVEVLREHGTIDQDALAKSFVQRFDPMRGYGPGAQRLLERLKVGERWRDVSRALFRGVGSFGNGAAMRVAPLGAFFCDDAARCRAEAERSAEITHAHPEGIAGTVAIAAAASFACQTREQPFDPAAFMAHVLSVTPGTYVREGIEEARQTLGERSVALAAQRLGNGSGITAGDTVPLCCWLVCRHPDDYEEALWETVSALGDRDTTCAIVGGIVACRVGIEGIPASMRAAREPLPPGFEAPVAESAKA from the coding sequence ATGGGGCATGAACGCACTCCACCGCGCTCGTTGCGCGTCCGCGTGAGCCAGGCTCTCGAACGCGCGCTCGTCTCGCTGCTGGGTCTCTCGGTGGGCGACGCCTTTGGCGAGCGCTTCTTCATGCCGCACGGGGCGCTCCACACGGCCATCGACGAGCGGGCCGTTCCGGCCTCCCCGTGGCGCTACACCGATGACACGCAGATGGCGCTGTCCCTGGTGGAGGTGCTGCGCGAGCACGGCACCATCGACCAGGACGCGCTCGCCAAGAGCTTCGTCCAGCGCTTCGATCCCATGCGCGGCTACGGCCCCGGCGCGCAGCGCCTGCTGGAGCGCCTCAAGGTGGGCGAGCGCTGGCGCGACGTGAGCCGGGCCCTCTTTCGTGGCGTAGGGTCGTTCGGCAACGGGGCTGCCATGCGGGTGGCGCCACTGGGAGCGTTCTTTTGTGATGACGCTGCGCGTTGCCGTGCGGAGGCCGAGCGCAGCGCGGAGATCACCCACGCACACCCCGAGGGCATCGCCGGGACCGTGGCCATCGCCGCGGCGGCCAGCTTTGCGTGTCAGACGCGCGAGCAGCCCTTCGACCCGGCGGCCTTCATGGCCCACGTGCTGAGCGTGACCCCGGGCACCTACGTGCGCGAGGGCATCGAGGAGGCGCGCCAGACGCTGGGCGAGCGCAGCGTGGCGTTGGCCGCGCAGCGCCTGGGCAACGGCTCGGGCATCACCGCGGGTGACACCGTGCCGCTCTGCTGCTGGCTGGTCTGCCGTCACCCCGACGACTACGAGGAGGCGCTGTGGGAGACGGTGAGCGCGCTCGGCGACCGCGACACCACGTGCGCCATCGTGGGTGGCATCGTCGCGTGCCGCGTGGGCATCGAGGGCATCCCCGCGTCCATGCGCGCCGCGCGCGAGCCGCTGCCGCCTGGCTTCGAGGCCCCGGTCGCGGAGTCGGCGAAAGCGTAG